A window of Saccharomyces paradoxus chromosome XIII, complete sequence contains these coding sequences:
- the ADE17 gene encoding bifunctional phosphoribosylaminoimidazolecarboxamide formyltransferase/IMP cyclohydrolase ADE17 (Enzyme of 'de novo' purine biosynthesis~similar to YMR120C), whose protein sequence is MANYTKTAILSVYDKTGLLDLARGLIEKNVRILASGGTARMIRDAGFPIEDVSAITHAPEMLGGRVKTLHPAVHGGILARDIDSDEKDLKEQHIEKVDYVVCNLYPFKETVAKVGVTIPEAVEEIDIGGVTLLRAAAKNHARVTILSDPKDYSEFLSEISNNGEISQDLRNRLALKAFEHTADYDAAISDFFRKQYSEGQAQITLRYGANPHQKPAQAYVSQQDSLPFKVLCGSPGYINLLDALNSWPLVKELSASLNLPAAASFKHVSPAGAAVGIPLSDVEKQVYFVSDIENLSPLACAYARARGADRMSSFGDWIALSNIVDVPTAKIISREVSDGVIAPGYEPEALAILSKKKGGKYCILQIDPNYVPEAVERRQVYGVTLEQKRNDAIINQSTFKEIVSQNKNLTEQAIIDLTVATIAIKYTQSNSVCYARNGMVVGLGAGQQSRIHCTRLAGDKADNWWFRQHPRVLEIKWAKGVKRPEKSNAIDLFVTGQIPTEEPELSEYQSKFEKIPKPFTPEERKEWLSQLTNVSLSSDAFFPFPDNVYRAVKSGVKYIAAPSGSVMDKVVFSAADSFDLVYVENPIRLFHH, encoded by the coding sequence atgGCCAATTACACAAAAACTGCAATCCTATCCGTCTACGACAAGACAGGTTTACTTGATTTAGCCAGAGGTCTAATCGAGAAGAATGTCCGTATCCTCGCTTCTGGTGGTACTGCTCGTATGATCCGTGATGCTGGTTTTCCAATCGAAGACGTTTCTGCTATCACTCACGCCCCAGAAATGTTAGGAGGAAGAGTGAAGACTTTACATCCAGCCGTTCATGGTGGTATTCTTGCTAGAGATATCGATAGTGATGAGaaagatttgaaggaaCAGCacattgaaaaagtcgATTACGTCGTTTGTAACTTGTATCCATTCAAAGAAACTGTTGCCAAGGTAGGTGTAACCATTCCAGAAGCTGTAGAGGAAATTGACATTGGTGGTGTTACTCTATTAAGGGCTGCTGCTAAAAACCACGCTAGAGTCACTATTTTATCTGATCCAAAGGATTACTCCGAATTCTTGAGCGAAATATCCAATAACGGTGAAATCTCTCAAGATTTGAGGAATAGATTGGCACTAAAAGCTTTCGAACACACAGCTGATTATGACGCTGCGATTTCCGATTTCTTCAGGAAACAGTACTCTGAAGGCCAAGCTCAAATTACCTTACGTTATGGTGCTAACCCACACCAAAAGCCAGCTCAAGCTTACGTCAGTCAACAAGATAGTTTACCTTTCAAAGTCCTATGTGGTTCACCAGGTTACATTAATTTGTTGGATGCTCTAAATTCCTGGCCTCTGGTCAAGGAATTATCCGCCTCGTTAAATTTACCAGCAGCAGCTTCTTTCAAGCATGTCTCACCAGCTGGTGCCGCTGTGGGTATCCCATTATCTGATGTTGAAAAGCAAGTTTATTTCGTTTCTGACATTGAAAACTTATCTCCTTTAGCATGTGCCTATGCCAGAGCCCGTGGCGCCGATAGAATGTCTTCTTTTGGTGACTGGATCGCTCTTTCCAACATAGTCGATGTTCCAACAGCCAAGATCATCTCCAGAGAAGTTTCTGACGGTGTTATTGCTCCAGGTTATGAACCTGAGGCCTTGGCCATCCTATCCAAGAAGAAGGGCGGTAAGTACTGCATACTACAGATTGATCCAAACTATGTTCCAGAAGCTGTTGAAAGAAGACAAGTATACGGTGTGACTTTGGAACAAAAGAGGAACGATGCTATCATCAATCAATcaactttcaaagaaattgtttCTCAAAATAAGAATCTCACTGAGCAAGCCATAATTGATTTAACAGTTGCTACCATTGCTATTAAATATACCCAATCAAATTCCGTATGTTATGCTAGAAATGGTATGGTTGTCGGATTGGGTGCAGGTCAACAATCTAGGATCCATTGTACAAGATTAGCTGGTGATAAGGCTGATAATTGGTGGTTCAGGCAACATCCTAGAGTTTTGGAGATCAAATGGGCTAAAGGCGTTAAGAGACCAGAAAAATCCAATGCTATCGATTTGTTCGTAACCGGCCAAATTCCAACCGAAGAACCAGAATTGTCTGAATACCAATCCAAGTTCGAGAAGATTCCAAAACCATTTACTCCAGAAGAGAGAAAGGAATGGTTGAGTCAATTAACCAACGTTTCCTTGTCATCAGACGCGTTTTTCCCATTCCCAGACAATGTCTACAGAGCTGTCAAATCCGGTGTTAAATACATTGCCGCTCCATCTGGTTCTGTCATGGACAAAGTTGTCTTTTCAGCTGCGGATTCATTCGATCTCGTTTACGTTGAGAATCCAATCCGTTTGTTCCACCATTAG
- the SHH3 gene encoding protein SHH3 (similar to YMR118C), whose product MKATIHKISPLVGLPRAYLFVPRISIPFLLHNNVSNGKKGLLSKEFHAGRVFKSDLWSNKREEELLVSQRKQRPISPHLTVYEPEMSWYLSSLHRISGVLLALGFYAFTITLGVTTIMGMDTTFQDLNEWYHEKLPKWSQWLVKGSAGYLFAFHFGNGIRHLIWDMGYELTNRGVIKTGSIVLAGTLVLGTYLLAQ is encoded by the coding sequence ATGAAAGCAACCATTCATAAAATATCGCCTTTAGTCGGACTCCCCCGAGCATATTTATTCGTGCCAAGAATCAGCATACCATTTCTTTTGCATAATAATGTCTCCAATGGCAAAAAGGGCCTTTTATCGAAAGAATTTCATGCTGGTCGCGTATTCAAATCTGATCTTTGGTCGAACAAAAGGGAAGAGGAGCTCTTAGTGTCCCAGAGGAAGCAAAGACCGATCTCTCCGCATCTAACTGTTTATGAGCCCGAAATGAGCTGGTATCTTTCTTCATTGCATCGTATATCGGGCGTCTTACTCGCTCTTGGATTCTACGCTTTCACAATTACCTTGGGTGTGACGACAATAATGGGAATGGATACAACCTTTCAGGATTTAAACGAGTGGTATCATGAAAAGCTACCCAAGTGGTCCCAATGGCTGGTCAAGGGCTCTGCAGGATATCTGTTTGCATTTCACTTTGGTAACGGTATAAGACACCTCATCTGGGATATGGGTTACGAATTGACCAATCGTGGGGTTATAAAAACCGGATCGATCGTTTTGGCCGGCACACTCGTCTTAGGGACCTATTTGCTAGCTCAGTAA
- the RPL15B gene encoding 60S ribosomal protein eL15 (Ribosomal 60S subunit protein L15B~similar to YMR121C): MGAYKYLEELQRKKQSDVLRFLQRVRVWEYRQKNVIHRAARPTRPDKARRLGYKAKQGFVIYRVRVRRGNRKRPVPKGATYGKPTNQGVNELKYQRSLRATAEERVGRRAANLRVLNSYWINQDSTYKYFEVILVDPQHKAIRRDARYNWICNPVHKHREARGLTATGKKSRGINKGHRFNNTKAGRRKTWKRQNTLSLWRYRK, encoded by the coding sequence ATGGGAGCCTACAAATATTTAGAAGAgctacaaagaaaaaaacaatctGATGTTTTGAGATTCTTGCAAAGAGTCAGAGTCTGGGAATACAGACAAAAGAATGTCATTCACAGAGCCGCTAGACCAACTAGACCAGACAAGGCTAGAAGATTAGGTTACAAGGCCAAGCAAGGTTTCGTTATCTATCGTGTCAGAGTTAGACGTGGTAACAGAAAGAGACCTGTTCCAAAGGGTGCTACTTACGGTAAGCCAACTAACCAAGGTGTCAATGAACTGAAATACCAAAGATCCTTGAGAGCTACCGCTGAAGAAAGAGTTGGTCGTCGTGCTGCTAACTTGAGGGTCTTGAACTCCTACTGGATTAACCAAGATTCTACTTACAAGTACTTCGAAGTTATCTTGGTCGACCCTCAACACAAGGCTATCAGAAGAGATGCTCGTTACAACTGGATCTGTAACCCAGTTCACAAGCACCGTGAAGCTAGAGGATTGACTGCCACTGGTAAGAAATCCAGAGGTATCAACAAGGGTCACAGATTCAACAACACCAAGGCCGGTAGAAGAAAGACCTGGAAGAGGCAAAACACTTTGTCTCTATGGAGATATAGAAAGTAA
- the ASC1 gene encoding 40S ribosomal protein RACK1 (G-protein beta subunit and guanine dissociation inhibitor for Gpa2p~similar to YMR116C), translated as MASNEVLVLRGTLEGHNGWVTSLATSAGQPNLLLSASRDKTLISWKLTGDDQKFGVPVRSFKGHSHIVQDCTLTADGAYALSASWDKTLRLWDVATGETYQRFVGHKSDVMSVDIDKKASMIISGSRDKTIKVWTIKGQCLATLLGHNDWVSQVRVVPNEKADDDSVTIISAGNDKMVKAWNLNQFQIEADFIGHNSNINTLTASPDGTLIASAGKDGEIMLWNLAAKKAMYTLSAQDEVFSLAFSPNRYWLAAATATGIKVFSLDPQYLVDDLRPEFAGYSKAAEPHAVSLAWSADGQTLFAGYTDNVIRVWQVMTAN; from the exons ATGGCATCTAACGAAGTTTTAGTTTTGAGAGGTACCTTGGAAGGTCACAACGGTTGGGTCACATCTTTGGCTACTTCTGCTGGTCAACCAAACCTATTGTTGTCTGCTTCCCGTGATAAGACTTTGATCTCCTGGAAGTTGACTGGTGACGACCAAAAGTTCGGTGTCCCAGTCAGATCTTTCAAGGGTCACAGTCACATCGTTCAAGACTGTACTTTGACTGCTGACGGTGCTTACGCTTTGTCTGCTTCTTGGGACAAGACCTTGAGATTATGGGATGTTGCCACCGGTGAAACCTACCAAAGATTTGTCGGTCACAAGTCCGATGTTATGTCCGTTGACATTGACAAGAAGGCTTCCATGATTATCTCTGGTTCCCGTGACAAGACCATTAAGGTCTGGACTATTAAGGGTCAATGTTTGGCTACCTTGTTGGGTCACAATGACTGGGTTTCCCAAGTCAGAGTTGTTCCAAACGAAAAGGCTGATGATGACTCTGTCACCATCATTTCCGCCGGTAACGACAAGATGGTTAAG GCTTGGAACTTAAACCAATTCCAAATTGAAGCTGACTTCATTGGTCACAACTCTAACATCAACACTTTGACTGCTTCCCCAGACGGAACTTTGATTGCTTCCGCTGGTAAGGATGGTGAAATTATGTTGTGGAACTTGGCTGCTAAGAAGGCCATGTACACTTTGTCTGCTCAAGACGAAGTTTTCTCTTTAGCTTTCTCTCCAAACAGATACTGGTTGGCTGCTGCCACTGCTACCGGTATTAAggtcttttctttggaCCCACAATACTTGGTCGATGACTTGAGACCAGAATTCGCCGGTTACAGTAAGGCTGCTGAACCACATGCTGTTTCTTTGGCTTGGTCTGCTGACGGTCAAACTTTGTTTGCCGGTTACACCGACAATGTCATCAGAGTTTGGCAAGTTATGACTGCTAACtaa
- the NCW1 gene encoding Ncw1p, with translation MASSTSASASSSVQTNSALVSNNVVAASSVSATASSSASKNTTTSSKNAAPGMVANPVSSKYGIIMAAFAAVSFVLGTGI, from the coding sequence atggccaGTAGTACTTCCGCTTCCGCTTCCTCCTCCGTTCAAACTAACAGTGCCTTAGTTTCCAATAACGTCGTTGCTGCCTCTTCCGTTTCTGCTACCGCTAGTTCCAGCGCCTCCAAAAATACCACCACTAGTTCAAAGAACGCTGCCCCAGGTATGGTTGCTAACCCTGTCTCCTCAAAGTACGGTATAATCATGGCCGCATTTGCTGCTGTCTCTTTCGTCTTAGGTACTGGTATTTAA
- the ASI1 gene encoding putative ubiquitin-protein ligase ASI1 (Subunit of the nuclear inner membrane Asi ubiquitin ligase complex~similar to YMR119W), translated as MNSMNSSTSSENVFINSFSYLNQTSQGVIPGNSTFANVINFPYRLGLSFVGAVNLQYQQTVKSEEIPPTLRSVFDTIGFFFSPYAVFCFVIAIVLNRFVVFYSVLNNGARRTLPLWLSNIFHISAVVVLIAVSLGPLVLGKDFKILSNPVFAQEKILLNIFYTFAYSYCVETIFTIMRNSSPLEGTDYSLFELSIQFYTMTNNDTKLIDSADYTVDCSMAILSRILIHLVEIFRLRNYRLIFSTIMNLCHICYLGIRVKKGGWKSLPFSVKFRHFPKLFSVSIICISLLIFELSCLIRWNPFAKSRNSCELLQFYPLSRNWKKYLNYTGEEDFSAMATKFALLLCSGTELMEKGIRREFPAINIPDNVNERFFISGYLNELAKPCKEDTSINCPKYHSSISRRRYFLMLPNFIICIIKKLVGQVFFAFRDNKNDEIPDNEPSKILRIAEMNPLNNSEPNSADHKEGIELELLNTSDDDYSEDYEPSEVESLRDSDEEDLEEDSLIFNETRDALLDLFSSKDTEIRTDYNWVISTSHILQQKLFSNKILTRASVLDTTSNEVNESFGAERDFDLSCAVCKVNERNTVLWPCRCFALCEDCRISLGLRGFSTCVCCRSKVHGYCKVHPISGSK; from the coding sequence ATGAACTCTATGAACTCTTCGACTTCTTCTGAAAACGTGTTTATAAATTCATTCAGCTATTTGAATCAGACATCACAAGGTGTAATCCCAGGCAACTCCACCTTCGCAAATGTTATCAACTTTCCTTATAGATTAGGACTATCCTTTGTGGGAGCTGTAAACTTGCAGTACCAGCAAACCGTTAAATCTGAAGAAATCCCCCCAACGCTGAGGTCTGTTTTTGATACAATAGGGTTCTTTTTCAGCCCATACGCCGTATTTTGCTTCGTAATCGCAATCGTGCTGAACCGATTCGTCGTATTTTACTCCGTCCTCAACAACGGTGCCAGGCGTACGTTACCATTATGGTTGAgcaatattttccatataTCAGCAGTAGTTGTGTTGATAGCAGTATCATTAGGTCCACTAGTCTTGGGaaaagatttcaaaatattaagCAACCCTGTTTTTgcccaagaaaaaattttactgAATATATTCTACACTTTTGCTTACTCTTATTGCGTGGAAACCATATTTACCATCATGCGTAATTCCAGTCCTTTGGAAGGTACTGACTATTCTTTGTTTGAACTTTCAATTCAGTTTTATACAATGACTAATAATGATACTAAACTTATCGATTCTGCCGATTACACCGTAGATTGTTCGATGGCTATTCTGAGCAGGATATTGATTCACTTAGTGGAAATTTTTAGGCTTAGAAATTATCGTCTAATTTTCAGTACCATTATGAACCTCTGTCATATTTGTTACTTAGGGATAAGAGTTAAGAAGGGCGGCTGGAAAAGCCTTCCATTTTCAGTGAAATTTAGACACTTCCCAAAACTATTCTCAGTCTCTATTATCTGCATATCATTATTGATTTTTGAATTGTCATGTTTGATTAGGTGGAATCCATTTGCGAAGTCTCGTAACTCTTGCGAGCTTTTACAGTTTTACCCCCTCAGTagaaattggaaaaagtaTTTAAATTACACaggagaagaagatttttctgCTATGGCCACCAAGTTCGCACTATTATTATGCTCAGGAACTGAACTAATGGAGAAGGGCATACGCAGAGAATTTCCGGCTATTAATATTCCAGATAATGTCAATGAAAGATTCTTCATTAGCGGCTATTTGAACGAACTTGCTAAACCATGCAAAGAGGATACATCCATTAATTGCCCAAAATACcattcatcaatatcaaggCGAAGGTATTTTTTGATGCTACCAAATTTTATAATATGCATTATAAAGAAGCTTGTAGGCCAAGTATTCTTTGCCTTCAGGGATAACAAAAACGATGAAATTCCTGACAACGAgccatcaaaaattttgaggaTAGCTGAAATGAACCCTCTGAATAATAGTGAGCCTAATAGTGCCGATCACAAAGAAGGTATTGAACTTGAACTATTGAATACATCCGATGATGACTATTCTGAAGACTACGAACCTTCTGAAGTTGAGTCACTTAGGGATTCTGATGAGGAGGATCTGGAAGAAGATTCACTAATTTTTAACGAAACTCGGGATGCCCTACTggatttattttcttccaaagatACTGAAATCCGTACTGATTATAACTGGGTCATTTCAACTAGCCACATACTCCAGCAAAAACTATTTTCgaataaaattttaacGAGGGCATCTGTCTTAGATACCACATCAAATGAAGTGAATGAGTCCTTTGGTGCAGAACGTGATTTTGATTTATCTTGCGCAGTATGCAAAGtcaatgaaagaaatacaGTATTATGGCCCTGCCGATGTTTTGCCCTTTGCGAGGATTGTAGAATTTCTTTGGGCTTACGCGGGTTCAGCACTTGTGTGTGTTGTAGGAGTAAAGTTCACGGGTACTGTAAGGTTCATCCAATTTCAGGTagtaaataa
- the SPC24 gene encoding kinetochore-associated Ndc80 complex subunit SPC24 (Component of the kinetochore-associated Ndc80 complex~similar to YMR117C), translating to MSQKDNLLDNPIEFLKEVRESFNIQQDVDAMKRIRHDLDIIREESEARIVKEHSKVSESNKKLNAERISIAKLEGDLEYTNEESNEFGSKDELVRLLKDLDGLERNIVSLRSELDEKMKLYIKDSEIISTADGSKIKAKIIEPELEEQSAVTPEANEIILKLKLFRSLGVILDLENDQVLINRKNDGNIDVLPLDNNLSDFYKTKYIWERLGK from the coding sequence ATGTCACAAAAGGATAATCTACTCGATAATCCAATTGAATTCCTAAAAGAGGTCAGAGAAAGTTTCAATATTCAACAAGATGTTGACGCCATGAAAAGAATCCGCCATGATCTTGATATTATAAGGGAGGAAAGCGAAGCGAGAATTGTCAAGGAGCATTCAAAGGTATCGGAGTCGAACAAGAAGTTGAATGCAGAAAGGATAAGTATTGCTAAATTAGAAGGAGACTTAGAATATACTAATGAAGAGAGCAATGAATTTGGTAGTAAAGACGAGCTAGTTAGGCTTCTAAAGGATTTGGACGGACTGGAACGTAATATTGTGTCACTTCGAAGTGAATTGGACGAAAAGATGAAACTGTATATTAAAGATAGTGAGATAATATCCACAGCGGACGGTTCCAAAATAAAGGCAAAAATAATTGAACCCGAGTTGGAAGAGCAAAGTGCAGTCACCCCAGAAGCAAATGAGATCATtctgaaattgaaactaTTCAGATCGTTAGGAGTCATTTTAGATTTAGAAAATGATCAAGTCCTTATcaacagaaaaaatgacgGTAATATTGATGTTCTACCTTTGGACAATAACTTAAGTGACTTTTATAAGACCAAATACATATGGGAAAGATTAGGCAAGTGA
- the PKR1 gene encoding Pkr1p (V-ATPase assembly factor~similar to YMR123W): MANFFVRLWESVFEPGTSPQLIIATHVSFVALLLTLLWLIYATNGNIHFYALFSISLLLWFTVIWFINELSQVKLKDNDELDNDANKKEEVAIKKDSKDKQEGGKSSSAARRTQAQSRSRKA; encoded by the coding sequence ATGGccaattttttcgttaGATTGTGGGAAAGTGTATTCGAACCGGGAACCTCCCCTCAGCTGATCATCGCCACACACGTATCATTTGTTGCATTACTCCTAACTCTCCTTTGGCTCATTTATGCTACAAACGGGAATATTCACTTCTATGCTCTTTTCTCTATATCACTTTTGCTCTGGTTCACGGTTATCTGGTTCATAAACGAATTGTCACAAGTCAAATTGAAGGATAATGATGAGCTGGATAACGATGCCAATAAAAAGGAGGAAGTTGCTATTAAGAAAGACAGCAAAGACAAGCAAGAAGGCGGAAAATCCTCCAGTGCTGCTAGACGGACTCAAGCGCAATCTAGGTCGAGAAAAGCATAG